CCGAGGTCCGCGGGCACCTGCGTCACCTGGACGCGCACCCGGACGCGGCGGACCGCACCGAGCGCGTCGCGAAGATGGTACGCAGCACCGAGCCACTGGTACGGCTGCTCGGCCAGCGGCTCGTCCGCGACCACCTCGACAACGCGGTCATGTTGGAGGTGCTGACCCGGCGGTACTACGGCAACAAGACGCTCACCAGCGTGCGCACCCGCGAGGTCGCAGACTGCACGTTCGTGGTCGCCGAGCGCGCGGACTCGAGCGTGGTGTCCGCCGCGGTGAGTTTCGACGCGCTGGGTGGCGCGCTGCGCGGGCTCGCCGGGCTGGCGAGCGAGGAGGATGCCGTCGACGCCGACATCTACCTCGGCTGGGAGAACCAGCCGGAGGACTTCGACGCGATGGCGGCCGCGCTGCTGGAGGTCATCACCGCGCACCCGCTGCCGCCCCAGGTCCGCCGGCTCACCGCCACCGTCGCGGGTCGCGGTGGCGCCGTGATGCACCACCACTTCACCTTCCGCCCGTCCGAGTCGGGGACGACCGAGGATCGGTTGATCCGCGGCCTGCACCCGTACATCGCGCAGCGGATGCAGTTGGAGCGGCTGCACAAGTTCGACCTGACCCGGCTGCCGTCGTCGGACGAGGAGGTCTACCTCTTCCAGTGCGTGGCCCGGGAGAACCCGTCCGACGAGCGCCTCGTCGCGTTCGCGCAGGTGCGTGACCTGACCGAGCTGCGCGAGCAGGACGGCCGGCTGGTCGCGCTGCCGACGACCGAGGCTGCCATCGCCGCGTGCCTCGACTCGATCCGCCGCGCCCAGTCGCGGCGACCGTCGAAGACGCGCTTCAACACCAACCGGATCGTGGTCTACGTCTGGCCGCCGAGCGAGCTCACCCGCGAGGAGATGGAGATGATCGCCGGGCGTGTGCGCCCGACGACCGCGGGCGCCGGGCTGGAGGAGATCCTCTTCATCGCGCGGCAGCGCGACCGCCGGACCGGCGAGCTGACCAAGATCGCCGTACGGATCTCCTTCGGGGCCACCGGCGGCGCCGAGTTGACCGTCGGCGAGCCGCCGGTCGAGCCGGTCGAGCCGCTCGACGAGTACCGGCTGAAGGTGCTGCGGGCGAGCAGCCGCAACACGGTGTACCCGTACGAGCTGACCGGGCTGCTCGGCGACTTCGTGGAGCACGACCTCGACGACGACCACGCGCTGGTGCCGGTGGAGCGGCCGAAGGGGCGCAACCGTGCCGCGATCGTCGCCGGCGTGGTCACCACGCCGACCACGCGGCATCCGCAGGGTGTCAGCCGGGTCGTGCTGCTCGGTGACCCGACGAAGTCACTGGGCGCCCTGTCCGAGCCGGAGTGCCGCCGCGTGATCGCCGCGCTGAACCTGGCGGAGCAGATGCGGGTGCCGCTGGAGTGGTGGGCGCTGTCCGCCGGGGCACGGATCTCCATGACCTCGGGCACGGAGAACATGGACTGGGTGGCCGCGGCGCTCAAGCGGATCGTCGAGTTCACCCAGGCCGGCGGTGAGATCAACATTGTCGTCGCGGGCATCAACGTCGGCGCGCAGCCGTACTGGAACGCCGAGGCGACGATGCTCATGCACACCAAGGGCATCCTGGTGATGACGCCGGACTCGGCGATGGTCCTCACCGGCAAGCAGTCGCTCGACTTCTCCGGTGGTGTGTCCGCCGAGGACAACTTCGGCATCGGCGGCTACGACCGGGTGATGGGGCCGAACGGGCAGGCGCAGTACTGGGCGCCGAACCTGACCGCCGCGCGGGACGTGGTGATGTCGCACTACGACCACTCGTACGTCGCGCCCGGCGAGGACGCGCCACGGCGGGCGCCCAGCACGGACCCCGTGGACCGCGACATCTCCGCCTTCCCGCACACCCTGGCTGGCAGCACCTTCAGCACCGTCGGGGATATCTTCTCCGCGGCGGCCAACCCGGACCGCAAGAAGCCCTTCGACATCCGGACGGTGATGCGGGCGCTCTCCGACCAGGACCACCCCGTGCTGGAACGCTGGGCGGGCATGGCCGACGCGGAGACCGCGGTCGTGCAGGACGTACACCTGGGTGGCATCCCGGTGTGCCTGCTCGGCATCGAGTCACGGGCGGTGCCGCGGCGCGGCTTCCCGCCCACCGACGGCCCGGACACCTACACCGCGGGCACGCTGTTCCCACGGTCGTCGAAGAAGGCCGCGCGGGCGATCAACGCGGCCAGCGGCAACCGGCCGCTGGTGGTGCTGGCGAATCTGTCGGGCTTCGACGGCTCACCCGAGTCGATGCGCAAGCTGCAGTTGGAGTACGGCGCCGAGATCGGCCGGGCGATCGTGAACTTCCGCGGGCCCATCGTCTTCTGCGTGATCTCGCGGTACCACGGCGGCGCGTTCGTGGTGTTCTCCAAGGCACTGAACCCCAACATGACGGTGCTGGCGCTGGAGGGCTCGTTCGCCTCGGTGCTCGGTGGCGCCCCCGCCGCCGCGGTGGTGTTCTCCGCCGACGTCAACGCCCGTACGGCGGCCGACCCGCGCGTGCGCGACCTGGAGGCCCGCGTCGCCGCTGCGGCTGGCACCGAGCGCGCCGCGTTGACCGCGGAACTCGACGAACTGCGCTCGTCGGTCCGGGCGGAGAAGCTCGGCGAGGTGGCCACGGAGTTCGACCGCGTGCACAACATCCAGCGCGCCGTCGAGGTCGGCTCGGTGGACGCTGTCGTCCGCGCCGCCGACCTGCGACCACGCATCATCGATGCCATCGAATCCCGTCTGGGCTAGGTGGCGGGAGGTGCGGGCAGAGCGCCAATGATCACCCACCGGAGCATCAGGTGGGGTCGTCCCCGCGCGGGGACGAACCCACCTGCCGGGCGGGATCGTTCGTACGGAAGTCTCCGCCGAGTCCTGGCCATCTTGTGCCTGATCGCCGCCGCCACGGTGCCGGCCGGTTCGTCGGTGACCGGCTCGTCGGCGGCCGACACCCCCGCACCCACGGTCCTGCGGGTACTGCAGATGAACCTCTGCAACAGCGGCCGCGCCGGCTGCTACACGGGCCGATCGGTGACCGAAGCCGCCACGGTCATGAGCGCAGAGGTGCCCGATCTGGTCACCCTCAACGAGATCTGCCAGGACGACGTGACAACCCTCGAGCGCACGTTCTCGCAGGTCCACAGTGGTGACACGGTCTCGTCCGCCTTCAGGGCCGCCGGAGACCGCCCTTCCGGCGCCGTCACCCGCTGCCGCAACGGCCAGCCGTACGGCATCGGACTACTGACTCGCCTTGAGGCGCCGGACACGCGGCACACGGTGCACAGCGGAATCTACCCGACGCAGGATTTCACGGACCCTGAGGAACGAGCCTGGCTCTGCGTCGATGTCGCCGACGTGCTGCACGCCTGCACCACACACCTGGCCGCCACGAGTTTCACCGTCGCGCTCGCCCAGTGCGGTCACCT
The nucleotide sequence above comes from Micromonospora sp. NBC_00389. Encoded proteins:
- a CDS encoding ATP-binding protein; amino-acid sequence: MFNRVAIVNRGEAAMRLIHAVRELAAETGIPIETVALYTDVDRTATFVREADIAYDLGPASARPYLNLVALERALTETGADAAWVGWGFVAEDPAFAELCEKIGVTFVGPSAEAMRQLGDKIGSKLIAEEVGVPVAPWSRGAVETLDAARTAAAEIGYPLMLKATAGGGGRGIRVVRNEAELTDAYDRTSQEAARAFGSGIVFLERLVTGARHVEVQVIADGQGTAWALGVRDCSVQRRNQKVIEESASPVLSPAQAAELKTSAERLAVAVGYRGAATVEFLYHPGDQLFAFLEVNTRLQVEHPITELTTGFDLVKAQLHVASGGRLDGAPPAERGHAIEARLNAEDPDRDFAPSPGRIARLDLPAGPGIRVDTGVSEGDTIPADFDSMIAKIIAYGRDRDEALGRLRRAMANTTVIIEGGATNKSFVLDLLDQPEVIDASADTGWIDRVRGEGRLVAHRHSAVALAAAAIETYEEEERVERQRLLSTASGGRPQVQHKSGRPLDLKLRGVGYRMRVARVGAHRFRVGIEAAGAVRTADVELDRFDRHTGQIVVNGIRYRLLTGTYGPTHLVEVDGVTHRVSRDEGGVVRSPMPALVVATPLEVGAEVEAGAPVLVLEAMKMETVLRAPFKARLKECAVSVGSQVEAGAPLLRLEPLADEAAETVDDPAAASVELDLPAATEEIPAYQRSRRGQEDLRGLLLGFDVDPHDDRRVLDDYLTARRAATEEGHRPLAAELDLVTVFADLTELSRNRPTGEDGDGHVYSAREYFHTYLQSLDIERAGLPSSFQARLGKALGHYGVIDLERSPALEAAVFRIFLAQQRASADATVVATLLRAWLRESPPDETLREPAGLALERLVAATQVRFPAVADLARGVVFAWFAQPLLRRNRARVYAEVRGHLRHLDAHPDAADRTERVAKMVRSTEPLVRLLGQRLVRDHLDNAVMLEVLTRRYYGNKTLTSVRTREVADCTFVVAERADSSVVSAAVSFDALGGALRGLAGLASEEDAVDADIYLGWENQPEDFDAMAAALLEVITAHPLPPQVRRLTATVAGRGGAVMHHHFTFRPSESGTTEDRLIRGLHPYIAQRMQLERLHKFDLTRLPSSDEEVYLFQCVARENPSDERLVAFAQVRDLTELREQDGRLVALPTTEAAIAACLDSIRRAQSRRPSKTRFNTNRIVVYVWPPSELTREEMEMIAGRVRPTTAGAGLEEILFIARQRDRRTGELTKIAVRISFGATGGAELTVGEPPVEPVEPLDEYRLKVLRASSRNTVYPYELTGLLGDFVEHDLDDDHALVPVERPKGRNRAAIVAGVVTTPTTRHPQGVSRVVLLGDPTKSLGALSEPECRRVIAALNLAEQMRVPLEWWALSAGARISMTSGTENMDWVAAALKRIVEFTQAGGEINIVVAGINVGAQPYWNAEATMLMHTKGILVMTPDSAMVLTGKQSLDFSGGVSAEDNFGIGGYDRVMGPNGQAQYWAPNLTAARDVVMSHYDHSYVAPGEDAPRRAPSTDPVDRDISAFPHTLAGSTFSTVGDIFSAAANPDRKKPFDIRTVMRALSDQDHPVLERWAGMADAETAVVQDVHLGGIPVCLLGIESRAVPRRGFPPTDGPDTYTAGTLFPRSSKKAARAINAASGNRPLVVLANLSGFDGSPESMRKLQLEYGAEIGRAIVNFRGPIVFCVISRYHGGAFVVFSKALNPNMTVLALEGSFASVLGGAPAAAVVFSADVNARTAADPRVRDLEARVAAAAGTERAALTAELDELRSSVRAEKLGEVATEFDRVHNIQRAVEVGSVDAVVRAADLRPRIIDAIESRLG
- a CDS encoding endonuclease/exonuclease/phosphatase family protein, whose protein sequence is MCLIAAATVPAGSSVTGSSAADTPAPTVLRVLQMNLCNSGRAGCYTGRSVTEAATVMSAEVPDLVTLNEICQDDVTTLERTFSQVHSGDTVSSAFRAAGDRPSGAVTRCRNGQPYGIGLLTRLEAPDTRHTVHSGIYPTQDFTDPEERAWLCVDVADVLHACTTHLAATSFTVALAQCGHLLDTVVPTIRRSAGYAPTVLLGDLNLRRGGSPDVRSCVPPDYLRIDDGALQHVMATTDVRICCGRSVGMHGATDHPGLLATLTIDGDLPP